DNA sequence from the Streptomyces sp. MST-110588 genome:
TCGTCATCGACGCCGCCCACGACGCCGAGGCCATCCTCACCGCCCTCGGCGGCCGTACGCTGCGCGCCATTGTCTGCACCCACGCCCACAACGACCACATCGACGCCGCCCCGGCGCTGGCCGCCCGCACCGGCGCCATGATCCACCTCCACCCGGACGACCTGCCGCTGTGGAAACTCACCCACCCGGACCGGGCGCCGGAGGCCACGCTGACCGACGGCCAGGTGCTGACCATCGCCGGTACGGACCTGACGGTGCTGCACACCCCCGGCCACGCCCCGGGCGCGGTCTGCCTCCACGCCCCCGCGCTGGACACCGTCTTCACCGGCGACACCCTCTTCCAGGGCGGACCGGGCGCCACCGGGCGCTCCTTCTCGGACTTCCCGACGATCGTCCGCTCGATCCGCGAACGGCTGCTGACCCTGCCGCCGCACACCGTGGTCCGCACGGGCCACGGCGACTCCACCACCATCGCCGCCGAGGCCGCCCATCAGGAGGAGTGGCAGCCCTAGGGCGCTTCTGACGGATCTCCGCGGCCTCGCGTCGCCCGGCACGCACCCTCGCCGCACGGCGCAAAGGGACAGGTGGCTCCGCCACATGACCCTTCACACCGCACGCCGAGCGCACGCACCGAACACCGCTCCGTCTTCCACGGAGATCCATCAGAAACGCCCTAGGAATCCGCCGACCGGAGCGGTCACCGAAGGCGCCGCCGGGCACGAGGAGTCCGGAGGTCTCAGGCCGTGGCCGCCCGCTCCAGGATGCGGGCGGCGACCGCCGGGGAGTCCACCAGGGGGTGGAGGGCCAAGGCGCGCAGTGCCGCGTGGCGGTCCTTGAAGGTCGCGGCTTCCACCGTCGCCCGCTCCACCGCCTTGACCTGGAGCATCAGCCCCAACTGGTCTTCCCGCAGGGGGGCGCACGGCAGCGGGCGCGGGCCGTGCGCGGAGACCTCGCACACCGTTTCGATGATGGCGTCGGGGGCGAGCTGCGGAACCGTCGCCCCGTTGCGTACGTTGAGGATGAGCCGGCCGCGCCGGTCCTGCGCGATGGCGTGCATCAGGGCGAGCGCGACCCGGTCGTAACCGCCGCCCTCCAGGTCGCATTCCTCACGCTGCCAGCCGCCGCCGG
Encoded proteins:
- a CDS encoding MBL fold metallo-hydrolase, with translation MAARVDHLVTSGTFSLDGGTWEVENNVWIVGDDQEAIVIDAAHDAEAILTALGGRTLRAIVCTHAHNDHIDAAPALAARTGAMIHLHPDDLPLWKLTHPDRAPEATLTDGQVLTIAGTDLTVLHTPGHAPGAVCLHAPALDTVFTGDTLFQGGPGATGRSFSDFPTIVRSIRERLLTLPPHTVVRTGHGDSTTIAAEAAHQEEWQP